In the genome of Methanococcoides burtonii DSM 6242, the window CAGGAAATGATCCCTGAAGGTTGGGAACAGTTTCACAAAGATACCAGAAATACCGGATTTTCCCCATCAAATACCCCGGATACGAACAATATGTTGTGGGCCAGCGAAGATATTGGAGCTGTAAAAGGATCATCAACCGTGATCGCCAACAATAAAGTGTACGTGAACTGCGGAGACTATGTCAGGTCTCTTGACCAGTATACAGGTGAATTCCTGTCAAATCACAGCAATGGAAGCACTAAATACAAATCTATCGCATCTCCTGCATACCATGATGGAAATGTGTGGTGTGGATTACCTGATTCAGTCAACAGTGCCACAACGGTGGCAGACGGGAAACTCTTCGAGGGTGAGTGGGATGGTAACTATTACTGCTTCGATGAAGTTACCGGAGAAGAAATATGGAATTTTAGTACAGAAGGAAATGCACAAGCAACCCCTGCGTATGATAATGAAAGGGTATATTTTACAACCTGGATCTACGGCCAGACCTACGGTGGAAATGTCTACTGCGTTGATGCGAATACTGGCGAACTTCTCTGGGACCAGAACGAAATTATCAACAACTGCTGTAGCTCTCCAACTATCTATGGTGATATTGTTTATGTGACCACCTACAATTTCTATGGTGAAGGCGAGATCTACGCACTGAACAAGAACAATGGTTCCATTTTATGGAAAGAAGATATCCATTCAACAGATTCTACCCCGGCAGTTGCCTATGGTAACGTCTATGTTGCTGGCGGATGTTATGGTTACAGTGATCTGCAAACATATTGTTTTGATGCAATAACCGGAGAACTTAAGTGGAACACAACTCCAGAAGATGGAATTGGAGGCTGGCTTTGCTCAGTTGCAATTGCAGACGAGAAGATATTCGTAGGTACTGCTTTTGAGACAGAGGATGATTATACCGGACTGAATGGAACATGTGCCCTGGATGCATTTACCGGGGAACTAATATGGAACTCACCATTCGGAGGATCGTCACCTGCTGTTGCAGATGAGATGGTATTTACTATTGCAGATGGGAAGGTCTATGCTTTTGGCGAGGGATCAAACATCGATGAAAAAGCTAACTTGAAGTTACCCGGATTTGGATCATTATTTGCAATAGTTACATTTTCCATCTCGGCCATTTACATTGCAAGAAGAAAAGAAAGGAGGAGGATATTTAAGGTCGGTGGGTAAACCAAATTTACCCACCATTAAGGACGACAGTACCATCCCTATTTCATGTCATTTGAATTGCCATATATGGAAAAAGTATAATGATATATGAATCACTAAATGTTTTTTTCAAGAACAAAAAATCGTATTATTACCAAGATTTGGCACCTCACATCAGCCCCCGTACAAAAGGCTTTTATGCATAAACAGCCATGTCACATCTCATCTGCCCAGAATAACAATTTTGGGCCCGTGGCTTAGCCAGGATATAGCACCGGGCTTCTAACCCGGGGGTCGTGGGTTCAACTCCCACCGGGTCCGTTAGAACTCTTTTGATAGCTCTTTTTTAAGGGCTGTTATTTGCTTTTTTGAATTTTAAAAACATATACACCTTACTCAAAGACCAGCACATCGTTCGCTGCGATCTTCACAATGACACGTGATCCCTGAACATCATCCAGAAGCCGTGTTGGAACATCACAAAATAGAACCACATTACTTCCATCAAGTTCAACTGCCATCAATTTGCTGCTACCCTTATCAGTAACATCAAGGATAGTGCCTGCAAACACATTACCCTCATCTGAAAGCGAATCCTCGTTATAGACCATCAGATGTATGTTTTCCGGCCTTACTCCCCATGAAACATTATCAAGACCCGCCACATCAGAACTTGTAACAAATTGTATACCTCTGCTTTCAAGAACAAAACCGGCAGGACAACTGTCGACCACATTCCCATTCCCAAAGATATTGCTGACACCCACAAGTTCTGCCACATCTCTATCAACAGGAGAATAGAACACATCCCGCGGACTGCCTGACTGGTGAACCTGCCCGTCATGAAGAACCACAACCCTGTCTGCAAGTGAAAACGCTTCTTCGGGACTATGGGTGATAAACATGATAGGAATACCAAGCTCCTTCTGAATAACTTTTATTCTCTCCCTCAAACGCATCCTGACAACCATATCAAGAGCAGAGAAAGGCTCATCCAGCAACAGAATATCGGGACTTGGCGCAAGGGCACGCGCAAGGGCTACCCTCTGTTTCTGACCACCGGACAATTGAGAAGGATAGCGACCTTCCAGCCCTTCGATATGCAACAGCCGAAGCATTTCGAATAACCGCTCCTTCTTCTTCTCCGGACTCCAACCCTTAAGACCATAAACAATGTTCTTCCCCACATCCATATGCGGGAAAAGAGCATAGTTCTGGAAAACATACCCAGGCCTCCTGTACTGTGGCTTAAGATCAATTCCTGACTCACTATCGTAATATGTTTTCCCATTAACAACGATATTTCCGCATTCGGGGGTTTCCAGCCCTGCGATACACCGAAGTGTCGTAGTCTTACCTGAACCGGAGCGACCAAAAAGGACCACCAGCTCATCCCCTACCTCAAAACTGACATCCAGGGAAAAAATATCATCCCCACTACCCTTTCTGCCATGGGACCGATATTTCTTTGACAAACTCACTTTAATGCCCATTTGACGACCTCACACACTCCAACGATCCACAAACTTTGCAGCCATTGCCATGGATACCAATGAAACAACGACCAGAGTGATTACAAGAATGTTGGCAAGAGCATCATTGCCTGACTGGAATGCCGTATAGATAGACAGCGACATGGTATTCGTTTTTCCCGGAATATTGCCCGCAACCATAAGGGTAGCACCGAACTCTCCCACAGCCCTTGCAAAACTTAACACGATCCCTGCAAGTATGCCTTTTTTAGCAAGGGGGAGGGTAACAAAGAGCATGGTCTCAAGCTCACTGTGTCCAAGAGTATAAGCTGCATACTCCAGTTCGCGATCCACCGCACTGATAGCAGAAGCAGTGGTCTTCACCATCAGAGGAAGTGACACAACAAAAGCTGCGATCACCGCAGCATGCCATGTAAAAAGCAGTGACCAGCCTGTAATCTCAAAAAGAAAACTACCTATTGCACCGTTCCTCCCCAACAAAACAACAAGAAGATATCCCGTAACAGTTGGAGGAAGAACAAGCGGAAGAGTTACCAGGATATCAGCCAGCCATTTCCCCCTGAAATCTCTTCTTGCAAGTGCATAAGATATGAGAATACCAAATACAGCAACCAGAACGGTGGACAGAACAGCCACCTTTAAAGTGATCGAGAGGGGGATCAAGGCATCTTCAAGCATCAATTATCATCCATTACAGTAAAGCCATATTTTACGAATATATCTTTTCCTTCATCCGAAATAACATAATCGATGAATTCCTGAGATGCTATCGTCTTATCAGAGAAGGAAACGACCGCAATAGGATAACTAATACTGGTACTCACCGGAATTTGAGCAACAACATCGATCTTATCCATATCTGAGGACATCGCATCGGTCATATAAACAAATCCCGCATCAACTTCCCCGCTCTCAACATAGACGAGCACCTGTTTCACACTCTCCGCATAAATTAACTTATCACTAACATCATCCCACAAAAAAGCAGTCTCAAGTGCATCTTTCGTATATCTACCCACAGGTGCGATCTCCGGATCCCCAATAGCTATCTTTGTAATAGATCCATCTGCAAGGTCTTCAAGGGACTTTATATCATTCCTACTTGGTTCAGGAACTATCATCACAAGAGAATTTTCAGCAAAATCATTCCTTGTATCTGCATAGATCAAATTCTCGGACCCAAGGAGATCCATGTGTTTCTGGGAAGCCGAAGCAAAAACATCGATCGGAGCACCCGCTTCAATTTGCATACGAAGAGTACCCGATCCTGCTAAATTAAGAACGATATCAATATCGGGATGCCCCTCTTCGAACTTATTTTCAATCTCAGTGAAACTCTCTGTCAAGCTTGCAGCAGCTGAAACAGTGACCTTGGACCTCGCATCATTATCCGAGGGCAATAATATCACGAAAGCACCTAGTGCTATGATCAGTACCGATATGATCAATGCTGCCATTAACAAACGATTTTTATCCATACAATACCCCTAGTCACCATAATATACCGTTATGTTTAATAAAACATAACAAAATGTGATTGGATTGCTTGCATAAAAAATTTATTGTCAGACGACAGAAAAGAACTAAACATTAATATTTTCCGATGATCTTGGCGAACATCCTATGGACACCATGTATGCTTAGATCGTTTCCAAGATACAGCATCGGACATCTGCCAGTGTAACATTGATGATCTGCACAAAGTTCTCTCACCGCGGGAGTATCCGTTTTCCAGTGAACCCATGTATTGACCACGCCTTTCTCGAACAGTCCTTTCATAGCATCTGCAGGTTCGGTCTTTGTCAGACCTATAACCACATTTTCCACACCTTCCGGAGCTTCACCTATAGATTTGATTGCATCGAGTTCGGGCCTATCAGAAAGATCAATAAAATGAACCGTTTTTCCTTTCTTCCTGAGTTCCTTGACCGCCCAATTCATTGCAGGCTTTTTCCATCACTAACAAGAATGAATTCATCTGCATCCCAAAACTTCGAATAGGTATTTTCCATTATAATGACCCCCACAATTGAAAACGGTGTATATATTTAGATTGAACAACATGTTCCAAACAAATATATAAATAATCTATGAAGCCACTATTTAAAAGACCTTCTATTTGCCTTATTGTGCATAAAATATGGTAGATCCTTCGATCATAGCCAATAGATATTAAAATAGATACATAAACAACGCTAATGTTCCACTGGAACTAAGGGGGTATTGCACTAATACGCCTTATTCTCGTTTATGGACAGTACTTTCCCAAATGTTACATATTATTATTTTGCAAATATAACTCAGAGAAAAGAAGAAATAATGTAGATTCAGAAGATACACATCTGATCAAAGAACTAAATTGGTACGATACAATGGAAAAAATAAAAGAATTTCTCAAAATGGACAGATTTGCAGAACACATCGATATTAAACTTCTGGAAGTCTCAGAAGGCTATGCAAAAGCAAAAATGGACATCCACGAACATCACCTGAACGGTGTGGGTATCGTTCAGGGAGGAGCAATATTTACCCTTGCAGACTTCGCATTTGCTGCCGCTTCCAATTCTCATGGTACGGTTGCAGTCGCAATAAATGCCAATATATCGTTCGTAACTTCCACAACATCCGGGACCCTATATGCCCAGGCGCGCGAAAATTCAAAAAATCCAAAGATAGCAACCTATACAGTAGACATTACAGACGAAGAAGGAAATGCCATCGCAATATTCCAGGGAATGGCATACAGGAAAAAAATGAGTGTAGATTCATTTATGAGCTAAATTAAATTTCAGGCGTAAAAACTCAACAGCTTCCTTTTCCAGATGATCAAGTTCAAGAAGGAAATCCCTTAGCATCCGATGGTCATCCACTAAACGGTCTGCATTTTTCAGGCTTTCCTTACTGACATAGGTCGGAACAGCCAGACAGAACATACCTGCCCGATTTGCAGCTTCAACACCCATTGCTGCATTTTCCACAACAAGACATTCATTTGCATCCAATCCGAACATATCAGCAGCACTCAGAAAAGGATCAGGGGCAGGCTTACCATTATCAACATCCTCCCCACTTATGACAACATCAAAAATACCACCATAAAGATTAGTGATAATATCTTGCACTATATTCCGGTCAGCTCCGGAAACCACCGCAAGCATAAAACGCTCTTTTAAAATAGGAAGACACTCGAGGACCTCACTAAAAGCCTTCAGTTCTACAATTCTGGCAAACTCATCCCGATATCTGTGTATCAATTCATCTACATCAACTTCCAGAAGATCGATACCATCTTTTTCCAGCAGGAACCTTACGATCTCCACTGTCTTTGAGCCTTCCATATTATAGACATGCCGAGCATCCATGGAAAAACCCATTTCAGCAAAAACGTGGCTCAAAGCTTCGGT includes:
- a CDS encoding PQQ-binding-like beta-propeller repeat protein, which translates into the protein MASIASASDWPQFQSDWKNNALEPGPAVKTEPEMLWHEHTSANGDNGINVPPVIAGDLVYTHTTNGSVWAFNKHNGALIWRSKTSGGSALQSSTPAYGDGKLFVASNSGDLFAFDASSGEELWSEHVTDSNFECPITYFDHRLYIGDGLRGGIDTKYYYCYDDTGQLLWKYANGNSAGFLWNGASVIGDFLVYSTHEGKLLSLDKETGELTDEIDLGSEDIRFSKEDPGMFRSSVTYHDGYIYTTSERGQALGYVWKIGFENGYFIDEGWCTQNGFSTSTPAVHDGKVYVGQGEHGYTGHLTCLDDSNGDVLWSYFVDAGVKSSPVLAVENEITYIYFTGAESDGSLYCLEEDGTLAWEYDPTDDVGYILQGAAISDGKIYFGTDGGYLYCIQEMIPEGWEQFHKDTRNTGFSPSNTPDTNNMLWASEDIGAVKGSSTVIANNKVYVNCGDYVRSLDQYTGEFLSNHSNGSTKYKSIASPAYHDGNVWCGLPDSVNSATTVADGKLFEGEWDGNYYCFDEVTGEEIWNFSTEGNAQATPAYDNERVYFTTWIYGQTYGGNVYCVDANTGELLWDQNEIINNCCSSPTIYGDIVYVTTYNFYGEGEIYALNKNNGSILWKEDIHSTDSTPAVAYGNVYVAGGCYGYSDLQTYCFDAITGELKWNTTPEDGIGGWLCSVAIADEKIFVGTAFETEDDYTGLNGTCALDAFTGELIWNSPFGGSSPAVADEMVFTIADGKVYAFGEGSNIDEKANLKLPGFGSLFAIVTFSISAIYIARRKERRRIFKVGG
- a CDS encoding ABC transporter ATP-binding protein codes for the protein MGIKVSLSKKYRSHGRKGSGDDIFSLDVSFEVGDELVVLFGRSGSGKTTTLRCIAGLETPECGNIVVNGKTYYDSESGIDLKPQYRRPGYVFQNYALFPHMDVGKNIVYGLKGWSPEKKKERLFEMLRLLHIEGLEGRYPSQLSGGQKQRVALARALAPSPDILLLDEPFSALDMVVRMRLRERIKVIQKELGIPIMFITHSPEEAFSLADRVVVLHDGQVHQSGSPRDVFYSPVDRDVAELVGVSNIFGNGNVVDSCPAGFVLESRGIQFVTSSDVAGLDNVSWGVRPENIHLMVYNEDSLSDEGNVFAGTILDVTDKGSSKLMAVELDGSNVVLFCDVPTRLLDDVQGSRVIVKIAANDVLVFE
- the modB gene encoding molybdate ABC transporter permease subunit gives rise to the protein MLEDALIPLSITLKVAVLSTVLVAVFGILISYALARRDFRGKWLADILVTLPLVLPPTVTGYLLVVLLGRNGAIGSFLFEITGWSLLFTWHAAVIAAFVVSLPLMVKTTASAISAVDRELEYAAYTLGHSELETMLFVTLPLAKKGILAGIVLSFARAVGEFGATLMVAGNIPGKTNTMSLSIYTAFQSGNDALANILVITLVVVSLVSMAMAAKFVDRWSV
- the modA gene encoding molybdate ABC transporter substrate-binding protein; translated protein: MDKNRLLMAALIISVLIIALGAFVILLPSDNDARSKVTVSAAASLTESFTEIENKFEEGHPDIDIVLNLAGSGTLRMQIEAGAPIDVFASASQKHMDLLGSENLIYADTRNDFAENSLVMIVPEPSRNDIKSLEDLADGSITKIAIGDPEIAPVGRYTKDALETAFLWDDVSDKLIYAESVKQVLVYVESGEVDAGFVYMTDAMSSDMDKIDVVAQIPVSTSISYPIAVVSFSDKTIASQEFIDYVISDEGKDIFVKYGFTVMDDN
- a CDS encoding PaaI family thioesterase, which codes for MEKIKEFLKMDRFAEHIDIKLLEVSEGYAKAKMDIHEHHLNGVGIVQGGAIFTLADFAFAAASNSHGTVAVAINANISFVTSTTSGTLYAQARENSKNPKIATYTVDITDEEGNAIAIFQGMAYRKKMSVDSFMS
- a CDS encoding HAD family hydrolase; the encoded protein is MLKALIFDMDGVLVDSMPYHTEALSHVFAEMGFSMDARHVYNMEGSKTVEIVRFLLEKDGIDLLEVDVDELIHRYRDEFARIVELKAFSEVLECLPILKERFMLAVVSGADRNIVQDIITNLYGGIFDVVISGEDVDNGKPAPDPFLSAADMFGLDANECLVVENAAMGVEAANRAGMFCLAVPTYVSKESLKNADRLVDDHRMLRDFLLELDHLEKEAVEFLRLKFNLAHK